Part of the Sporomusa termitida genome, CTCGCTGCAAAAGAGGGTATTTTCTCTGAGCAGCAGCCAGGCGCTGGACAGGTTTATTTTTGACGGCGATGAAAGCCGGCCCCGGAGGAGGTGCTCTGGCAGACGCTGCCGCACTATACCTTGTTGCCCAGGAGAGCCGCTACTTTCACTTTGCAGGGCGAGTTTCCCTACGGCGTGTACCAGGCTTTTCCCCTGGCGGATACGGATGCAGGCGCCCGGGCGGTGGGTTCCGGGCGCGGACCGCTTACCGGTTTGTTGAAAAAAAGAGATCGGGCTAATGGCGGTCGTACGGCTGGCGCGGAGTATTATATTCCGGCCGCCAGTTTGAAGGGTGTGCTGCGGCATGAGGTCCGCCGTCTGCTTGGACGCATGGCGCATGCTGCACCGGCGATGGCGGCGGACCAGTTGCCCGGCAAGATTGAGAAACATCTGGCGGATTTGTTTGGCAGTACCGACAGTACCGGTAAACTGACCGTACATGATATAGTGGTTACAGGGACCCCGGTCACCGTAGCCCGGGACAGTTCGCAGACAGACCAGCCTGTTTATACTAAAATTGACCGGCTGACTGGCGGCAGTTATGTTAGCGCGCTGAAGCGGCAGCAGGAAATTCAGGGAACGGCTGTCATCAGCCTGGAACTGGCCGTTAAGCCTGCTGCAGACGGATATTTTCACTATATATTCCCGCTGGTTTATGTCCTGCGGCGTCTGGGGGCAGAACTTGTGCCGCTGGGCGGCCGGACGGTGGCCGGTCTGGGGCAGTTTAAGGCGCCGACGGTGAATATTGACTGTGGTGGAGAAACCTGGAATATAGAAACGGGTCCCGATTTGTCGGCCGGCAATCGCCGGCAACTGGAAGTATGGTGGGAAGCTTTTGCAGGGTGGTGCAGGCAATGAATGAACTTGCCGCTTTTGATATTACCAGGCTGGCTATGGATGATGATTATTATTTTATTGCCCATACGCTGGACTGCGTGCTGCTGGGCCGGCCGGGGGAGTCTGATCACCGCAGACTGCTGGCAGCCATACAAAACGGAACGCTTCTGGAAGCGCACTTTTTTAATGCTGCCGGGGAAATCTTTGTGACCCGCAGCCAGGACCGGCTGGTGCAGTATGAGCCGCTGCTGCATGACCGGAATGGTTTTGCGGCAGGCGAGGTTATTGCCCGCGAATATGAGCTGGAGGAGAAGTTCCGGCAGCAGAGCGGATATCACTCGCTGACGGTAAAGGAATACATTAAATATGATGAGGACCATTTGGCTTATGTGGAAAAAACGGTGCTGTTTACATTGAATAAGGCAGGTGATGCGCATGGCGGAAAATAGGCGCGGCAGCAGAGCCGGAAAGGCAGATAAGCTGCTTCCTTATGACTTTGTTCCCTTTGCCGAAACCGCATACTATCCCTATCAAAAGCCAGGGACAGAGAACAGGCCGGATGGCCGGGGCGGCGATCTTCCCGGGCATGACTGCAGGCAGAACGATAAGCTATCCGGCTTTATTGAATACACCCTCACCCCTTATTCGGACCTCGCACTGGAGATCCGGCAGCGGCTGGGCGGCGGCTATTTCATGAGCGGCAGTCAGATCCGCGGCCGGGTAAGGGCGAATCTGGAAATTCTGAGTGCCAGCTATCCGGAGTTTATTGACACGACACCGTTGCTGTACCGGGACTTAACAGGGAAACATAGCAAGGACTATAGAGAAAGAATCAATCCTGACAGTGAGCAAAGAGGCATCGAGTATGCTGTGCAGGCCGGATTTCTGGTTAAGGAAGACGATGCTTTTTACATCATTCCTGCTCCTAAGATTGGCGAAAAATATTTTCTGTCTATTAAAGAGCACCGTTTACTGCAAATGGGAATGGCTCAGCCGGGGAAATGCTTCCGTTCCTTGTATTGCTGGGAACCGGAAATGCTGGAGCGTTTTCGGCAATTGCAGGAGCAAATTGATGCTTTTACCAAAACCATTAAAATGCTGCGAGCCCGGTTAAAGTCCGCATTGCAGCCCATTGAGGGCAAGATAGCGGATAAATTCCGGAGCAACTATGGTTTTCAGCAGCGATTAAAAAATATTCTATATGACATTAGAGCCAAGAAAAATTATTCCTTGCCTGACGAACTGGCAGGATTTAAGCGGAAACTGCTGGCAGAGCTACGGCCTGTGGGCGGGCAAGGCAATGTAGAGGAGTTTTTCCAGAAGCTGGTTGACCGCTGGGGATTGAAAGCAGAGCTGTACATTAGCTATCAGCAGTTAAGAAAGAATCGGGATTTTCGCCCTTATCAGCAGAAAGTTTTTTTGCAAAAAGATGAAAATCAGGGAATTATAAAAATCTCTTATCAGACTGGGCCGGAACCTGCTTATTTATTCAACTCCACCAATGCTTCCTCCAAAAGAAGCCATTATTTGGTGCTGGCACCCGGCAACAGTGGCAGCCTGCCGGAATCCTACAAGGTACCTGCCCACGTCATTGCCGCTTATAGGCGGAATCTGGATAAATTCCGGCAAACGGACAAAAATACATCAGTAAAAGAGTTTTACAATATTTTTGAAAAATATGATGAAGTTTGCCGGCAGAATAACGCGCTGGCAGGGCTTATCGTATTTTTCCAACAGGAGCAGGGAGAGGTGCGTCACGTTGGCCGGACCCCTTATTTTAAAATTCCTTACCGGCATCAATTAACCACTCTGCTGGGGCGGCGTGAACCGGAGAAAGTGGATTACGCCGGTGCCTTATTCGGTTTTGTTGCAGAGAAGACGGCAGCTGAGCCGGCAGAGCGGCAAGCTCAGGCCGGTTTAATCACTGCTTATAAATCACGCTTGCGATTTACGCCGGTAGATATTGAGCCTGGCGATACGCAAACCCCGGACTTGCACAAACCGCCATTGCAGCCATTCCTGCTGCCAACGCCGCGTGCATCGGCTTGTGCCATGTATCTTGAGCAACCGGCAGGGGGAGACTTGCAGACTTATGAGCAATTGGAGCGCCCACGTTTAAATGGGTATAAATACTATCATATTTTTCCGCCAACGTTAAAAAAAGGGAAACCGGAAAATTGGCTGAATCCCGGTATGCTGAGCAATAAACCGATCATCCAACGCGATAGCGTGAAGTTGCTGCGAGGGAAGATCTATTTCCATAATCTCACCCAAGCGGAATTGGGTCTTTTGCTTCTCAGCCTGGAACCTAAACAACTGTTAAAAACCCGGCAGTATGGCCCGCAGGCGGAGCAATACCGTTGTGAGTTGGAACAGGCGTACGATCTCATTGGTGGGGCCAAGCCTTATGGGTATGGAAAGGTAAAAATTGAAGTGCGGAAACTGGAACTTGAGAAAAGCGGCTGTGATTTTGCATCGCTGGTTCTGGATACGGAAGAGATAATTGCCGCCGGCACCTGGGGTGAGTATATTGACACCTTTATTGCAGGCATGGGGGGCAGCAAATACTTTGATACCGTCCATTTCCGCCAATACCTGCAAAGTAAACTGGAACTGCCCGATGACAATGAACTGATCACCTGGGACCAACTGCCGACAAAAATAGCGGAAGAAAAATCCTCACAGGTTGGCTATCCGAAACATTGGCGTTTGCAGAGAATAGGGAAAAAGCATTAACTTAATTTACGGATTTGGATTGTACAGTAACTGGCAGGATGGGAAGAATGTATAATACTTACATATTTATGCAGGACCTGAGCTTATACAAGCCGAAAATAGTAAAAATGTGTTTTATGTACTCAGTGATTAGTTTTTTGC contains:
- a CDS encoding RAMP superfamily CRISPR-associated protein; protein product: MKKRDRANGGRTAGAEYYIPAASLKGVLRHEVRRLLGRMAHAAPAMAADQLPGKIEKHLADLFGSTDSTGKLTVHDIVVTGTPVTVARDSSQTDQPVYTKIDRLTGGSYVSALKRQQEIQGTAVISLELAVKPAADGYFHYIFPLVYVLRRLGAELVPLGGRTVAGLGQFKAPTVNIDCGGETWNIETGPDLSAGNRRQLEVWWEAFAGWCRQ